One window of Amaranthus tricolor cultivar Red isolate AtriRed21 chromosome 13, ASM2621246v1, whole genome shotgun sequence genomic DNA carries:
- the LOC130798262 gene encoding ABC transporter C family member 3-like isoform X2, with product MKLQLSQTGSLKIESQDIPNFDEPLLDHSYPSSEASVKQSETVTPYEKAGLLSCLTFSWLSPLFLLGFEKKTLDLDDIPQLGAYNSVFGAFPVFQSKLLKSSSFDDKHSVGASSHRSCRVTQCGLAKACFISAWKEIIWTAVLALIDTLARFVSPYLIDSFVQCLNGREEYKYQGYVLAFIFCAATFLEVFIRRHWVFKMQQVGIRLRAVITVMLYNKTLTLPSYSTSQLEGSQASSASGGELINAVAVDAETIKAFAVYMHDTWLIFVQIVLALLILNKNLGLLATFGAFLVTFSFMLSNSFFIKWQEKFQKKLMESKDNRMKVTMETLKNMRVLKFQGWEMSFLSKILNLRNVELQWLKKYLYSWVLLGFFYGVGPTFVALVTFGSCIYMGSPLELGKILTALATFRVLQEPIFLLPDTISLLIQAKVSFGRIASHLSLDELHDDGLEKLPFCNSYPAVEIVDGNFTWDHISSSAVATLKNINLKISHGMKVGICGTLGSGKSSLLSCILGEMPRISGVVKLCGTKAYVSQSPWIQSGTIKENILFGKGMDSIRYEQVLEACCLKKDLEILSFGDQTVIGERGINLSGGQKQRIQIARALYHDVDIYIFDDPFSAVDAHTGSHLFKEVLLGFLSGKTVIYVTHQVEFVNAADVIVVMNNGEIAQIGKYNDILVPGSAFIQLVGAQNAALCTLDSNKGKPVSDESPQHVEDSYNKSKSFVNGEADNEGVIGLPPAAQLVKEEEREKGSVGFSVYWKYITTAYGGALILLLILANILLQILQIGSTYWLAWAAPSSKNDESVSGSTLMIVYGSLAIGICVCTVIVNMLVLATGYNTATNFFRKMLQSIFHAPMSFFDATPTGRILNRCSTDQSTLETRIAPLLGSLIFATIQLLGIIILMSTVAWEVLVIFIPLIIASIWYQQYYMPLSRELSRLSSICEAPVIQYFSETISGMTTIRSFDHESRFQPTYMKIVDAYSRPEFHNAAAMKWLLLRLDVVSCITFAFLLVLSIHFAEQIDPAIAGLAVTYGLTLNGILSGLIWCLCHCENKMISVERILQYMSIPSEAPLIIQGNRPDNSWPSHGEICFNNLQVRYAPHLPLVLHNITCTFPGGVKNGIVGRTGSGKSTLIQALFRIVEPTAGRILIDGLDISSFGLQDLRSRLSIIPQDPTMFQGTIRSNLDPLEQYTDDQIWDALDKCQLGDQVRKMHKKLDSPVNENGENWSMGQRQLVCLGRVLLKKSKVLVLDEATASVDTATDNLIQQTLKHHFSHCTLIIIAHRITSVLDSDMVLLLSEGRIQEYDSRTRLLQNESSFFSWLVSEYTTRSSSK from the exons GATCCTTGAAAATTGAGAGTCAAGATATTCCGAATTTTGACGAACCACTTTTGGATCACTCTTATCCAAGTAGTGAAGCTAGTGTAAAACAGTCTGAGACTGTGACTCCTTATGAAAAAGCTGGTCTTTTAAGTTGTCTCACTTTCTCTTGGCTATCTCCTTTATTTTTGTTAGGGTTCGAGAAAAAAACCTTAGACCTTGATGATATCCCTCAATTAGGTGCTTACAATAGTGTATTTGGTGCATTCCCAGTGTTCCAATCAAAGCTTCTTAAGTCATCGTCATTTGATGATAAGCACAGTGTTGGTGCTAGCAGTCATAGGAGTTGTAGAGTTACTCAGTGTGGGCTTGCAAAGGCATGTTTCATTTCAGCTTGGAAGGAAATTATTTGGACAGCAGTCTTGGCATTAATCGATACCCTAGCTCGGTTTGTTTCTCCATATCTCATtgatagttttgttcaatgccTTAATGGGAGGGAGGAATACAAATATCAAGGTTATGTTCTTGCGTTCATCTTTTGTGCTGCGACTTTCCTTGAGGTTTTCATACGTAGGCACTGGGTCTTTAAAATGCAACAAGTTGGAATTAGGCTTCGTGCAGTAATCACTGTAATGCTGTATAATAAGACTTTGACTCTCCCCTCTTATTCAACATCACAATTAGAAGGAAGTCAGGCTAGTAGTGCTAGTGGAGGAGAACTTATCAATGCTGTTGCTGTTGATGCTGAGACGATCAAGGCTTTTGCGGTTTATATGCATGATACATGGTTGATCTTTGTGCAAATAGTTTTAGCCTTGCTAATATTAAACAAGAATTTGGGACTTCTTGCTACTTTTGGTGCTTTTCTAGTGACATTTAGTTTTATGTTATCAAACTCCTTTTTTATCAAATGGCAAGAGAAGTTTCAAAAAAAACTGATGGAATCCAAGGACAATAGAATGAAGGTTACTATGGAGACTTTAAAAAATATGAGGGTTCTTAAGTTTCAGGGTTGGGAAATGAGTTTTTTGTCTAAGATTCTTAATCTCAGAAATGTGGAGTTACAATGGCTGAAAAAATATCTTTATAGTTGGGTGCTGTTGGGTTTTTTCTATGGGGTAGGTCCGACTTTTGTGGCTTTGGTCACCTTTGGTTCCTGTATTTATATGGGATCACCACTTGAACTGGGAAAGATTTTAACTGCACTTGCTACCTTTCGGGTGCTTCAAGAGCCAATCTTCCTACTTCCTGACACAATTTCCTTGCTAATCCAAGCTAAGGTTTCCTTTGGGAGAATTGCCTCACATCTTTCCCTTGACGAGCTCCATGATGATGGGTTAGAGAAGCTACCATTTTGTAATTCTTATCCAGCAGTTGAGATTGTTGATGGGAACTTCACTTGGGATCATATTTCTTCATCTGCCGTGGCAACACTAAAAAACATAAATCTGAAAATTTCTCATGGCATGAAGGTTGGCATTTGTGGGACACTTGGTTCGGGCAAGTCGAGCTTACTTTCTTGCATTCTTGGTGAAATGCCTAGGATCTCAGGGGTAGTCAAGCTGTGTGGGACCAAGGCTTATGTTTCTCAGTCACCTTGGATACAAAGTGGAACAATTAAAGAGAACATACTATTTGGAAAAGGAATGGACTCAATAAGATATGAGCAAGTCCTTGAAGCTTGTTGTCTCAAGAAGGACTTGGAAATTCTCTCATTTGGTGATCAAACTGTTATTGGTGAAAGAGGTATCAACTTAAGTGGTGGACAAAAGCAGAGAATACAAATAGCACGTGCGCTCTACCACGATGTGGATATCTATATCTTTGATGACCCATTTAGTGCTGTTGATGCTCATACGGGCTCTCATTTATTTAAG GAAGTCTTGCTTGGTTTTCTGAGCGGAAAGACTGTTATTTATGTTACTCATCAAGTTGAGTTCGTAAATGCTGCTGATGTGATTGTG GTCATGAATAACGGAGAGATTGCACAAATTGGAAAGTATAATGACATTCTCGTTCCGGGGTCTGCTTTTATACAACTTGTGGGTGCACAAAATGCTGCTCTCTGTACACTTGATTCCAACAAGGGGAAACCAGTAAGTGATGAAAGTCCACAACATGTTGAAGATAGTTACAATAAGAGCAAATCCTTTGTAAATGGTGAAGCAGACAATGAGGGGGTTATTGGTTTGCCACCTGCAGCACAACTTgtgaaagaagaagaaagagagaAAGGTAGTGTTGGGTTTTCAGTGTATTGGAAATACATCACAACTGCATATGGAGGAGCATTGATACTTCTATTAATTCTGGCCAATATACTCCTGCAAATTCTTCAAATAGGGAGTACCTATTGGTTGGCTTGGGCTGCTCCTTCATCAAAGAATGACGAATCTGTTAGTGGATCTACACTAATGATAGTTTATGGATCTTTGGCTATTGGTATATGTGTCTGCACTGTTATTGTAAACATGCTTGTTCTAGCTACAGGATACAATACTGCCACCAATTTTTTCAGAAAAATGCTTCAGAGCATTTTCCATGCTCCAATGTCATTTTTCGATGCAACACCTACTGGAAGAATACTCAATAGA TGCTCAACAGATCAAAGTACTTTGGAGACTCGAATTGCGCCCTTGCTTGGTAGCCTTATTTTCGCCACCATCCAACTTCTGGGAATCATTATTTTGATGTCTACAGTGGCTTGGGAAGTTTTGGTCATTTTCATTCCACTGATTATAGCCTCTATTTGGTATCAG CAATATTATATGCCTTTATCAAGAGAACTATCACGATTGAGTAGTATATGTGAAGCTCCGGTTATTCAATATTTTTCTGAAACCATTTCGGGAATGACAACTATTAGGAGCTTTGATCATGAATCAAGATTCCAGCCTACATATATGAAAATCGTTGATGCATACTCTCGTCCTGAATTTCATAATGCTGCCGCAATGAAATGGTTATTATTACGTCTGGATGTAGTCTCCTGTATTACATTTGCCTTCCTTTTGGTTTTATCTATACATTTTGCAGAACAAATAGATCCTG CAATCGCGGGCTTAGCTGTGACATATGGGCTCACGCTAAATGGTATATTATCTGGGTTGATATGGTGTTTATGCCATTGTGAAAACAAAATGATATCAGTGGAGAGGATTCTTCAGTATATGTCAATTCCGAGTGAGGCTCCTCTTATAATACAAGGAAACAGGCCAGACAATTCTTGGCCATCACATGGGGAAATCTGTTTTAATAATTTGCAGGTTCGATATGCTCCACATTTGCCACTCGTTCTACACAATATAACATGTACTTTTCCAGGAGGGGTGAAAAATGGTATTGTCGGAAGAACAGGCAGCGGTAAATCAACTTTGATACAAGCACTTTTTCGGATTGTTGAACCAACAGCTGGACGCATCCTGATTGATGGCCTTGATATTTCATCATTTGGACTCCAAGATTTACGGTCGAGACTAAGCATTATTCCTCAGGATCCAACCATGTTTCAGGGAACTATCCGAAGCAATTTGGACCCACTAGAGCAATATACAGATGATCAAATTTGGGAT GCTCTTGATAAGTGTCAACTTGGAGATCAAGTTCGGAAAATGCATAAAAAGTTGGATTCCCCTG TGAATGAAAATGGGGAGAATTGGAGCATGGGTCAGAGACAATTAGTTTGTCTTGGGCGTGTACTCCTCAAGAAAAGCAAAGTGTTGGTCCTTGATGAAGCTACTGCCTCTGTTGACACAGCCACTGATAATCTTATCCAACAAactcttaaacatcacttttctCATTGTACCCTCATTATAATTGCACATCGTATCACTTCTGTTCTTGACAGTGACATGGTCTTGCTTCTCAGTGAAG GGCGCATCCAGGAATATGATTCTCGAACGAGGTTGTTGCAAAATGAGTCATCCTTTTTTTCATGGCTTGTATCAGAGTACACAACAAGGTCCTCATCAAAATGA
- the LOC130798262 gene encoding ABC transporter C family member 3-like isoform X1, which yields MGTPAERVKAKMKLQLSQTGSLKIESQDIPNFDEPLLDHSYPSSEASVKQSETVTPYEKAGLLSCLTFSWLSPLFLLGFEKKTLDLDDIPQLGAYNSVFGAFPVFQSKLLKSSSFDDKHSVGASSHRSCRVTQCGLAKACFISAWKEIIWTAVLALIDTLARFVSPYLIDSFVQCLNGREEYKYQGYVLAFIFCAATFLEVFIRRHWVFKMQQVGIRLRAVITVMLYNKTLTLPSYSTSQLEGSQASSASGGELINAVAVDAETIKAFAVYMHDTWLIFVQIVLALLILNKNLGLLATFGAFLVTFSFMLSNSFFIKWQEKFQKKLMESKDNRMKVTMETLKNMRVLKFQGWEMSFLSKILNLRNVELQWLKKYLYSWVLLGFFYGVGPTFVALVTFGSCIYMGSPLELGKILTALATFRVLQEPIFLLPDTISLLIQAKVSFGRIASHLSLDELHDDGLEKLPFCNSYPAVEIVDGNFTWDHISSSAVATLKNINLKISHGMKVGICGTLGSGKSSLLSCILGEMPRISGVVKLCGTKAYVSQSPWIQSGTIKENILFGKGMDSIRYEQVLEACCLKKDLEILSFGDQTVIGERGINLSGGQKQRIQIARALYHDVDIYIFDDPFSAVDAHTGSHLFKEVLLGFLSGKTVIYVTHQVEFVNAADVIVVMNNGEIAQIGKYNDILVPGSAFIQLVGAQNAALCTLDSNKGKPVSDESPQHVEDSYNKSKSFVNGEADNEGVIGLPPAAQLVKEEEREKGSVGFSVYWKYITTAYGGALILLLILANILLQILQIGSTYWLAWAAPSSKNDESVSGSTLMIVYGSLAIGICVCTVIVNMLVLATGYNTATNFFRKMLQSIFHAPMSFFDATPTGRILNRCSTDQSTLETRIAPLLGSLIFATIQLLGIIILMSTVAWEVLVIFIPLIIASIWYQQYYMPLSRELSRLSSICEAPVIQYFSETISGMTTIRSFDHESRFQPTYMKIVDAYSRPEFHNAAAMKWLLLRLDVVSCITFAFLLVLSIHFAEQIDPAIAGLAVTYGLTLNGILSGLIWCLCHCENKMISVERILQYMSIPSEAPLIIQGNRPDNSWPSHGEICFNNLQVRYAPHLPLVLHNITCTFPGGVKNGIVGRTGSGKSTLIQALFRIVEPTAGRILIDGLDISSFGLQDLRSRLSIIPQDPTMFQGTIRSNLDPLEQYTDDQIWDALDKCQLGDQVRKMHKKLDSPVNENGENWSMGQRQLVCLGRVLLKKSKVLVLDEATASVDTATDNLIQQTLKHHFSHCTLIIIAHRITSVLDSDMVLLLSEGRIQEYDSRTRLLQNESSFFSWLVSEYTTRSSSK from the exons GATCCTTGAAAATTGAGAGTCAAGATATTCCGAATTTTGACGAACCACTTTTGGATCACTCTTATCCAAGTAGTGAAGCTAGTGTAAAACAGTCTGAGACTGTGACTCCTTATGAAAAAGCTGGTCTTTTAAGTTGTCTCACTTTCTCTTGGCTATCTCCTTTATTTTTGTTAGGGTTCGAGAAAAAAACCTTAGACCTTGATGATATCCCTCAATTAGGTGCTTACAATAGTGTATTTGGTGCATTCCCAGTGTTCCAATCAAAGCTTCTTAAGTCATCGTCATTTGATGATAAGCACAGTGTTGGTGCTAGCAGTCATAGGAGTTGTAGAGTTACTCAGTGTGGGCTTGCAAAGGCATGTTTCATTTCAGCTTGGAAGGAAATTATTTGGACAGCAGTCTTGGCATTAATCGATACCCTAGCTCGGTTTGTTTCTCCATATCTCATtgatagttttgttcaatgccTTAATGGGAGGGAGGAATACAAATATCAAGGTTATGTTCTTGCGTTCATCTTTTGTGCTGCGACTTTCCTTGAGGTTTTCATACGTAGGCACTGGGTCTTTAAAATGCAACAAGTTGGAATTAGGCTTCGTGCAGTAATCACTGTAATGCTGTATAATAAGACTTTGACTCTCCCCTCTTATTCAACATCACAATTAGAAGGAAGTCAGGCTAGTAGTGCTAGTGGAGGAGAACTTATCAATGCTGTTGCTGTTGATGCTGAGACGATCAAGGCTTTTGCGGTTTATATGCATGATACATGGTTGATCTTTGTGCAAATAGTTTTAGCCTTGCTAATATTAAACAAGAATTTGGGACTTCTTGCTACTTTTGGTGCTTTTCTAGTGACATTTAGTTTTATGTTATCAAACTCCTTTTTTATCAAATGGCAAGAGAAGTTTCAAAAAAAACTGATGGAATCCAAGGACAATAGAATGAAGGTTACTATGGAGACTTTAAAAAATATGAGGGTTCTTAAGTTTCAGGGTTGGGAAATGAGTTTTTTGTCTAAGATTCTTAATCTCAGAAATGTGGAGTTACAATGGCTGAAAAAATATCTTTATAGTTGGGTGCTGTTGGGTTTTTTCTATGGGGTAGGTCCGACTTTTGTGGCTTTGGTCACCTTTGGTTCCTGTATTTATATGGGATCACCACTTGAACTGGGAAAGATTTTAACTGCACTTGCTACCTTTCGGGTGCTTCAAGAGCCAATCTTCCTACTTCCTGACACAATTTCCTTGCTAATCCAAGCTAAGGTTTCCTTTGGGAGAATTGCCTCACATCTTTCCCTTGACGAGCTCCATGATGATGGGTTAGAGAAGCTACCATTTTGTAATTCTTATCCAGCAGTTGAGATTGTTGATGGGAACTTCACTTGGGATCATATTTCTTCATCTGCCGTGGCAACACTAAAAAACATAAATCTGAAAATTTCTCATGGCATGAAGGTTGGCATTTGTGGGACACTTGGTTCGGGCAAGTCGAGCTTACTTTCTTGCATTCTTGGTGAAATGCCTAGGATCTCAGGGGTAGTCAAGCTGTGTGGGACCAAGGCTTATGTTTCTCAGTCACCTTGGATACAAAGTGGAACAATTAAAGAGAACATACTATTTGGAAAAGGAATGGACTCAATAAGATATGAGCAAGTCCTTGAAGCTTGTTGTCTCAAGAAGGACTTGGAAATTCTCTCATTTGGTGATCAAACTGTTATTGGTGAAAGAGGTATCAACTTAAGTGGTGGACAAAAGCAGAGAATACAAATAGCACGTGCGCTCTACCACGATGTGGATATCTATATCTTTGATGACCCATTTAGTGCTGTTGATGCTCATACGGGCTCTCATTTATTTAAG GAAGTCTTGCTTGGTTTTCTGAGCGGAAAGACTGTTATTTATGTTACTCATCAAGTTGAGTTCGTAAATGCTGCTGATGTGATTGTG GTCATGAATAACGGAGAGATTGCACAAATTGGAAAGTATAATGACATTCTCGTTCCGGGGTCTGCTTTTATACAACTTGTGGGTGCACAAAATGCTGCTCTCTGTACACTTGATTCCAACAAGGGGAAACCAGTAAGTGATGAAAGTCCACAACATGTTGAAGATAGTTACAATAAGAGCAAATCCTTTGTAAATGGTGAAGCAGACAATGAGGGGGTTATTGGTTTGCCACCTGCAGCACAACTTgtgaaagaagaagaaagagagaAAGGTAGTGTTGGGTTTTCAGTGTATTGGAAATACATCACAACTGCATATGGAGGAGCATTGATACTTCTATTAATTCTGGCCAATATACTCCTGCAAATTCTTCAAATAGGGAGTACCTATTGGTTGGCTTGGGCTGCTCCTTCATCAAAGAATGACGAATCTGTTAGTGGATCTACACTAATGATAGTTTATGGATCTTTGGCTATTGGTATATGTGTCTGCACTGTTATTGTAAACATGCTTGTTCTAGCTACAGGATACAATACTGCCACCAATTTTTTCAGAAAAATGCTTCAGAGCATTTTCCATGCTCCAATGTCATTTTTCGATGCAACACCTACTGGAAGAATACTCAATAGA TGCTCAACAGATCAAAGTACTTTGGAGACTCGAATTGCGCCCTTGCTTGGTAGCCTTATTTTCGCCACCATCCAACTTCTGGGAATCATTATTTTGATGTCTACAGTGGCTTGGGAAGTTTTGGTCATTTTCATTCCACTGATTATAGCCTCTATTTGGTATCAG CAATATTATATGCCTTTATCAAGAGAACTATCACGATTGAGTAGTATATGTGAAGCTCCGGTTATTCAATATTTTTCTGAAACCATTTCGGGAATGACAACTATTAGGAGCTTTGATCATGAATCAAGATTCCAGCCTACATATATGAAAATCGTTGATGCATACTCTCGTCCTGAATTTCATAATGCTGCCGCAATGAAATGGTTATTATTACGTCTGGATGTAGTCTCCTGTATTACATTTGCCTTCCTTTTGGTTTTATCTATACATTTTGCAGAACAAATAGATCCTG CAATCGCGGGCTTAGCTGTGACATATGGGCTCACGCTAAATGGTATATTATCTGGGTTGATATGGTGTTTATGCCATTGTGAAAACAAAATGATATCAGTGGAGAGGATTCTTCAGTATATGTCAATTCCGAGTGAGGCTCCTCTTATAATACAAGGAAACAGGCCAGACAATTCTTGGCCATCACATGGGGAAATCTGTTTTAATAATTTGCAGGTTCGATATGCTCCACATTTGCCACTCGTTCTACACAATATAACATGTACTTTTCCAGGAGGGGTGAAAAATGGTATTGTCGGAAGAACAGGCAGCGGTAAATCAACTTTGATACAAGCACTTTTTCGGATTGTTGAACCAACAGCTGGACGCATCCTGATTGATGGCCTTGATATTTCATCATTTGGACTCCAAGATTTACGGTCGAGACTAAGCATTATTCCTCAGGATCCAACCATGTTTCAGGGAACTATCCGAAGCAATTTGGACCCACTAGAGCAATATACAGATGATCAAATTTGGGAT GCTCTTGATAAGTGTCAACTTGGAGATCAAGTTCGGAAAATGCATAAAAAGTTGGATTCCCCTG TGAATGAAAATGGGGAGAATTGGAGCATGGGTCAGAGACAATTAGTTTGTCTTGGGCGTGTACTCCTCAAGAAAAGCAAAGTGTTGGTCCTTGATGAAGCTACTGCCTCTGTTGACACAGCCACTGATAATCTTATCCAACAAactcttaaacatcacttttctCATTGTACCCTCATTATAATTGCACATCGTATCACTTCTGTTCTTGACAGTGACATGGTCTTGCTTCTCAGTGAAG GGCGCATCCAGGAATATGATTCTCGAACGAGGTTGTTGCAAAATGAGTCATCCTTTTTTTCATGGCTTGTATCAGAGTACACAACAAGGTCCTCATCAAAATGA